A genome region from Polypterus senegalus isolate Bchr_013 chromosome 7, ASM1683550v1, whole genome shotgun sequence includes the following:
- the hmgcs1 gene encoding hydroxymethylglutaryl-CoA synthase, cytoplasmic isoform X1 has product MKGRSVDFSATDCILMIAGFPKMPGSVPASGEACWPKDVGIISMEVYFPSQYVDQAELEQFDHVDAGKYTIGLGQAKMGFCSDCEDINSLCLTVVQRLMERNCLSYDCIGRLEVGTETIIDKSKSVKTVLMQLFEESGNTDVEGIDTTNACYGGTAALFNAVNWVESSSWDGRYALVVAGDIAVYATGNARPTGGAGAVAMLIGPNAPLAFERGLRGTHMQHAYDFYKPDMASEYPVVDGKLSIQCYLSALDQCYTVFRNKIHAQWQKEGSDRHFTLKDFDFMVFHSPYCKLVQKSLARLMLNDFISNLNMNMEDGTFNGLEAFRDVKLKDTYFDRDVERAFMKASAEFFEQKTRSSLLLSNQNGNMYTPSVYGCLASVFAQYTPQQLAGKRIGVFSYGSGFAATLYSIRVTQDATPDSSLDKLTASLFDLKSRLDSRRKVSPEKFAEIMSLRQKTHHLADYTPQSSADDLFPGTWYLTRVDDKHRRHYARQPLNEDGPLEAGIIHSNTAQEHIPSPAKKMPRIPAVAKGAEAVSVTNGDH; this is encoded by the exons ATGAAAGGACGGAGCGTGGATTTTTCTGCTACGGACTGTATATTGATGATTGCTGG CTTTCCAAAAATGCCAGGATCAGTCCCTGCTAGTGGAGAAGCCTGTTGGCCAAAAGATGTTGGGATTATTTCCATGGAGGTCTATTTTCCTTCCCAGTATGTAGATCAGGCAGAGCTTGAACAGTTTGACCATGTGGATGCTGGGAAGTACACCATTGGCCTTGGCCAAGCTAAGATGGGTTTTTGCTCAGACTGTGAAGACATTAACTCTTTGTGCCTAACTGTGGTACAGAGACTGATGGAGAGGAACTGTCTCTCATATGATTGTATAGGGAGGCTGGAAGTCGGCACTGAAACTATCATTGATAAGTCAAAATCCgtaaagactgtgcttatgcagctATTTGAAGAGTCTGGAAACACTGATGTTGAAGGGATTGACACAACTAATGCCTGCTATGGAGGAACCGCAGCTCTTTTTAATGCAGTTAACTGGGTAGAATCCAGCTCATGGGATG GGCGTTATGCTTTGGTTGTTGCTGGAGACATTGCTGTCTATGCTACTGGAAATGCTCGGCCAACAGGTGGTGCTGGTGCTGTAGCAATGCTTATTGGCCCAAATGCTCCCCTTGCTTTCGAAAGAG GTCTGCGTGGTACACACATGCAGCATGCTTATGATTTCTATAAACCTGATATGGCGTCAGAATATCCTGTGGTTGATGGAAAATTATCCATCCAGTGTTACCTCAGTGCATTAGATCAGTGCTACACAGTTTTCCGAAACAAAATTCATGCACAATGGCAGAAAG aaGGCAGTGATAGACATTTTACTCTGAAGGATTTTGACTTTATGGTTTTTCATTCTCCATACTGTAAACTGGTACAGAAATCATTAGCGAGGCTAATGCTGAATGACTTTATTAGCAATTTGAATATGAATATGGAAGATGGTACTTTCAATGGCCTTGAGGCATTCAG GGATGTAAAGCTCAAAGACACTTACTTTGATCGTGACGTAGAAAGAGCATTCATGAAAGCTAGTGCTGAGTTTTTTGAGCAGAAAACTAGATCCTCCCTCCTTCTCTCCAACCAGAATGGCAATATGTACACACCTTCTGTGTATGGCTGCCTTGCATCTGTTTTTGCACA gTACACACCCCAGCAACTTGCTGGGAAAAGGATTGGAGTTTTTTCCTATGGTTCAGGTTTTGCAGCAACACTGTACTCCATTCGAGTAACTCAAGACGCAACCCCTG ATTCATCATTGGATAAACTTACAGCCAGTCTTTTTGACTTGAAATCACGACTAGATTCTAGAAGAAAAGTTTCCCCAGAAAAGTTTGCTGAAATTATGTCACTTCGGCAAAAAACTCACCATCTTG CTGATTATACCCCACAGAGCTCAGCAGATGACCTCTTCCCAGGGACTTGGTACCTAACCCGAGTTGATGACAAGCACCGCAGGCACTATGCAAGACAGCCACTGAATGAGGATGGTCCTTTGGAAGCAGGAATTATTCATTCCAACACAGCACAGGAG CACATACCTAGCCCTGCAAAGAAAATGCCGAGGATTCCTGCAGTTGCCAAAGGAGCAGAAGCAGTTTCTGTTACAAATGGTGACCACTAA
- the hmgcs1 gene encoding hydroxymethylglutaryl-CoA synthase, cytoplasmic isoform X2 has product MPGSVPASGEACWPKDVGIISMEVYFPSQYVDQAELEQFDHVDAGKYTIGLGQAKMGFCSDCEDINSLCLTVVQRLMERNCLSYDCIGRLEVGTETIIDKSKSVKTVLMQLFEESGNTDVEGIDTTNACYGGTAALFNAVNWVESSSWDGRYALVVAGDIAVYATGNARPTGGAGAVAMLIGPNAPLAFERGLRGTHMQHAYDFYKPDMASEYPVVDGKLSIQCYLSALDQCYTVFRNKIHAQWQKEGSDRHFTLKDFDFMVFHSPYCKLVQKSLARLMLNDFISNLNMNMEDGTFNGLEAFRDVKLKDTYFDRDVERAFMKASAEFFEQKTRSSLLLSNQNGNMYTPSVYGCLASVFAQYTPQQLAGKRIGVFSYGSGFAATLYSIRVTQDATPDSSLDKLTASLFDLKSRLDSRRKVSPEKFAEIMSLRQKTHHLADYTPQSSADDLFPGTWYLTRVDDKHRRHYARQPLNEDGPLEAGIIHSNTAQEHIPSPAKKMPRIPAVAKGAEAVSVTNGDH; this is encoded by the exons ATGCCAGGATCAGTCCCTGCTAGTGGAGAAGCCTGTTGGCCAAAAGATGTTGGGATTATTTCCATGGAGGTCTATTTTCCTTCCCAGTATGTAGATCAGGCAGAGCTTGAACAGTTTGACCATGTGGATGCTGGGAAGTACACCATTGGCCTTGGCCAAGCTAAGATGGGTTTTTGCTCAGACTGTGAAGACATTAACTCTTTGTGCCTAACTGTGGTACAGAGACTGATGGAGAGGAACTGTCTCTCATATGATTGTATAGGGAGGCTGGAAGTCGGCACTGAAACTATCATTGATAAGTCAAAATCCgtaaagactgtgcttatgcagctATTTGAAGAGTCTGGAAACACTGATGTTGAAGGGATTGACACAACTAATGCCTGCTATGGAGGAACCGCAGCTCTTTTTAATGCAGTTAACTGGGTAGAATCCAGCTCATGGGATG GGCGTTATGCTTTGGTTGTTGCTGGAGACATTGCTGTCTATGCTACTGGAAATGCTCGGCCAACAGGTGGTGCTGGTGCTGTAGCAATGCTTATTGGCCCAAATGCTCCCCTTGCTTTCGAAAGAG GTCTGCGTGGTACACACATGCAGCATGCTTATGATTTCTATAAACCTGATATGGCGTCAGAATATCCTGTGGTTGATGGAAAATTATCCATCCAGTGTTACCTCAGTGCATTAGATCAGTGCTACACAGTTTTCCGAAACAAAATTCATGCACAATGGCAGAAAG aaGGCAGTGATAGACATTTTACTCTGAAGGATTTTGACTTTATGGTTTTTCATTCTCCATACTGTAAACTGGTACAGAAATCATTAGCGAGGCTAATGCTGAATGACTTTATTAGCAATTTGAATATGAATATGGAAGATGGTACTTTCAATGGCCTTGAGGCATTCAG GGATGTAAAGCTCAAAGACACTTACTTTGATCGTGACGTAGAAAGAGCATTCATGAAAGCTAGTGCTGAGTTTTTTGAGCAGAAAACTAGATCCTCCCTCCTTCTCTCCAACCAGAATGGCAATATGTACACACCTTCTGTGTATGGCTGCCTTGCATCTGTTTTTGCACA gTACACACCCCAGCAACTTGCTGGGAAAAGGATTGGAGTTTTTTCCTATGGTTCAGGTTTTGCAGCAACACTGTACTCCATTCGAGTAACTCAAGACGCAACCCCTG ATTCATCATTGGATAAACTTACAGCCAGTCTTTTTGACTTGAAATCACGACTAGATTCTAGAAGAAAAGTTTCCCCAGAAAAGTTTGCTGAAATTATGTCACTTCGGCAAAAAACTCACCATCTTG CTGATTATACCCCACAGAGCTCAGCAGATGACCTCTTCCCAGGGACTTGGTACCTAACCCGAGTTGATGACAAGCACCGCAGGCACTATGCAAGACAGCCACTGAATGAGGATGGTCCTTTGGAAGCAGGAATTATTCATTCCAACACAGCACAGGAG CACATACCTAGCCCTGCAAAGAAAATGCCGAGGATTCCTGCAGTTGCCAAAGGAGCAGAAGCAGTTTCTGTTACAAATGGTGACCACTAA